tatcgtcaGATAGCGTAAAGAAATATCGAACTGAACGTGAACTCACCTAAATAACGGTACCTTGTTCAGAACTTGttcaaaaaaaccttaaaagagtgtctCCACctcatttttacataaaaatctataaaactatatttacaaaactgtgATTAtgtcgaaataaggtttccctgacatacggCTTCTGCGCCTATCACGACAggatactaatattataaagaaacgtTTGTAGCTTTGTTTGTTGAGGCTAATCTCTGGAcccactaaaccgattttgaaaattctttcacttataggaagctatgTTACTTATATGTActaaaggctactttttgtcccggtaaaatatttaacgcGGGCGACGTCGCAGGCAAAagcttgtatattataaatgcgaaagtaacacTGAAAAAATTACTCTTGCTACttcatcgaaataaaaaaaaatacatacgcaGCAATTGAGTTTAGAATTAAAAGGGCTGGTTTTACAGTAACACCATCCAGAAGTTGAAATTCTCAGGCATTATCTTTTGCACTCCGAGATCTCCGTTATTACGTATCAAGATAACCAGAAATCATTCTAGTTGgattgtccttcaaaccgaaacaatGCTTGCACACTGCTTGGCTGTATTGGTTTGTTCCGTCGATTCACCGTCAATTCCTGTTCGCGGTTTAATGATAGACGCCCGAGGGATGCCAACACTCACACTGCTATACAAAACTTTCCCTGTTTGTGATCGCTTTAGGcacctatataaatattttacccaaCTTGAAATGTGTGTCTTCAACGTGTTAAATCCCGCCATGGTGTGAACCTAAGtgattcaaaatcaatttaatagttagtacatgtcatatctaaatttacaaaaatgcaATGGTGCGCGAAATTAGGTATCAACTCGATTTAAAACAGttgaaaaatcataaaattagaTGATGATTAAAAAGTGTGTAATGAAGtacgtttattaataattttgctcgcggcttcgcccacatgaaggagttttccgggataaaggtcccGCTAAATGTTTTTCTGGGGGAGAAAGTAGccaaccttcccagggtcttaaactctATACCAGCTCAAAGGCAGGCCAATGCGGCTCTGGCCTATGTGCGGGATTGGGGTGTCAGAAATAAGCTACGGTTCGCGCCACACAAGACCCAGGCTATGGTTATCACCAATAGACTTAAGTATGACACCCCGATCCTGCACATGGGCGGAGTCGACATTGGTCTGTCTAACGAGATCAAGCTGCTCGGCCTCCTAATAGACCGAAAACTGACCTTTAACGGCCACGTGACGCAGGCATGCGCAAAGGCCATAGGCCTGTATAAAGTGCTCGCGAGGTCGGCCAAGGTCCAGTGGGGATTGGGACCCGAGGTGATCAGGACGATCTACACGGCGGCGGTGGAGCCCGTGATCTTGTATGCCGCAAGCGCATGGGCTCCATCAAGCCGAAAGCTAGGTGTCAGGAAGCAGCTCGGAGCCATCCAGCGCAGTTTCGCGCAAAAGATGACGAAGGCCTACAGGACTGTCTCTCTCAACTCGGCCCTACTGCTTGCCGGAGTGCTGCCCCTTGACATCAGAGTGCGGGAAACCGCACTCCTATATGAGGTCAAGAGGGGGCACTCTAGCGAGGTAGTGGGTGACCGGGAGGTGGAGGCTCCTGTGGCCTTCGTCAACTTGGACCACCCGGCGGAGCGGATGGGCGGGAGCTTCCAATGCCTGACGGATGGAGCGGAACTGGCTCGGCACGTCGGTGAGGGTCTTAGTATCTTCACCGACGGAAGCAAGATTGATGGGAAAGTCGGAGCGGCGCTGTCCATATGGAACGGTGCCGCCGAGACGAGTACCAGAAAGTTGCGGCTCGAGCCATACTGCTCTGTCTACCAGGCGGAACTTCTCGCCCTCCGCAAAGCCGTGGAGGAGGCGCTCCGTAGCGGGCTTCCTGCGTGCGGCATCTTCAGCGACGCAAGGTCCGCTCTCGACGTCGTCACCAGAGGTGATTCCCTCCACCCCATagcgtttaaaataaaaaaatctactaaaagAAGCCGAAAAACGCACCCAGAAAATTAAGCTTTTCTGGGTGAAGGCACACGTGGGGTTGGAGGGAAACGAGAGGGCGGACGTACTCGCTAAGGACGCCGCACAACACCTGAAGACCCGTGCGCACTACGACAAATGTCCGGTTTCATTCGTCAAACGACAGATCCGAAAGGACTCGATTGACGAATGGAGCCGGAGATACGCGGACGGAGAGACGGCTTCGGTGACGAAGCTGTTCTTTCCGGACGCGGTCGAGGCGCACAGGGTCGTAAGGCGGATCGTCCTGGACGCCACACTGACGCAGGTGTTCACGGGGCACGGCGGGTTCTCCGAGTACTTGCATCGGTTCAAGTGCAAGGAGAGCCCGGCGTGCCAATGTGACCCTGACGTTCGGGAGACGGTCCCACATCTCCTGCTCGAGTGTCCCATCTTCGCAGTCAATAGATATGAGCTCGAGATGGCATTAgacataagtttaaaaatagataatataaatagaataattaaagatagatataaaatagataggtttttagaatattgtaaacaaatagtatataaggtcaataatagaaataggtaaataataagaattgctaaatgtatataatgatatatatatatatataattttagcaatTAAAACAAGCCTTAAATATAAGATGAATAGACTAAgaatatatataagaaaatacaaGTAGATAAATAGATTAAGAATATATGTAAGATAATAGCCGTACATAAATAGTTATGTATAAACtcagaaaaaatgtaaaaaaaaaaaaaaaataataaataaaaaagaaaaaaagctaAAACTAccccttgtcctggatagggggaACGAGGGAGGGACGTAGAGtccctcaaaaaaaaaaaaaaaaaaaaaaaaaactctataccaaatttcataaaaatccgttcaaaagattttgagaaaattggaAACATACAGGCAGGCAAAAAAGGGGActccattttataatatagatagtaccaattaaaaatcaatatgacAAAGTATGAAATTAACGAAGAAAACGCATCAGTACTACTACTATAAATAAACTAGACATGacgtaacataattatttttttaactcatgATTTTACATTACTATAATTAACCACAGCGAGCTTATTTCAATGAATGAACTGTACGAGAACGTATATAGAACAGAACGCTCTCAAAGAAACTCTGACAGCTGTGTGGAAGCCCTAGTTGTCATCAAGCAAGCATCATTAAGTATGTAGGCACACGAAACCACTAATTAGGTGTGGAATTTGAACACGCCCGTCTCATAGATCAAGTACGTGTAGAACTGAAGCTGCAGATGtttatacctaattatataACAGCATAGTCACTGAATATTATGATCGAAATCTAGTACGTGTAAAGtgtgacatttattttataaacatatattatacaggCTTCAATATATTAAGAGTAGATTACTTTACGTCTACAAGAATAggctaaaacaaattaatagatttttgaTTTGATGTGATGGACaatcttaataattttacatctataTACAGAACAGACATATTGATAATCTTCATTATTTGGTCGGTGTGGTAGCGGTAACGTTAGCTAATtgctggtggtatgatatattttatatgaccgatagcggccaccgtacacaatgtgttaaaacgccatagtggcccacgaaagtgtgttgcgttccgggatcagtctgtgtatatccggcaacaggccggcataattgtgcagactgtcgaggggtaatcatccctcgtcaaacattctattggaccccactccacttaccatcaggtgcagtggggtcatatTACCAtatacgaataaaaacaaagtctAATATCTATTATAAGACGTTACCATACTCCCATATTTgccacaaattaaaaaaattatatcaacatTGGAATCATAATTACCTCAAACTCCACGTGAATAAGTTTAACAAAATCCTGGCCACtacgaaaataacaaaattagtGTGACCACCACAATTCTGGGTAATCCGAAGGGACAGAGCATTATTTATAATCCCGTTAACATATCGTATTCGTCCCGAAACATTCCGACTTAAATCCAAAATAGTGACGGAGTGTTATTTAAAGTTGACTATTTAAGTTTCTTTTCCCAGATTCTCAGAAAAGTAGTTGTTAATATCCAAGAATTTATCTGCTTTCAACATTTCATCTAAATCTATTCAGCCGTTTTTTTACTCAAAGAAATGATAAGGCGAGCTTGCCGCTTGTTGGTAACCATCACTATCGCCTACAAGCAGCAACACCATATCTAACTTTTAATTCCAAACCCTGCATGATACTGCAAAGCGCTCATTACATTTTGACATTAACTGTTAAGACCCATCCTAATAATGACACTGGCTTCCAGTAGCGATGGGTTTATATAACTCTGTTCCTATCAGCTTCCCTTTTGTattcatgtaaaatctaattaccattagaacgatttgcagaccgcatttatgcatgtaacgttaccaattataccTATATACTCTGATAACGTTACTATTGTCTTTCTTAttagtctgtggttataatgtgaatgatttacGCCCTCGCAGTTATAACTACCAACCAGCATCAGCATTGCTTTAAATTGTCACTTGCTCtgacgtacgtccgaatggcgcctgTATAAATAAGCGTGCAACGCGAGTCGCCGCCTTTTTTAGCcattatctttggccgtggGATTACATATTGTCACACATATCGTTGTTCCCGCTGGGTGAGTGTGCCAATTTACTAACCGTGAACTATGTATTCTGGGCATCAGGGCTTGTGAGCTGTCACGAGTCGCTGGCGCGGAATGTAAGTCTAGCTTGCATTCCGACCTGGAAGAACCTGGAATCAGAATCCCCTGTtacatgtatattagtacctatattttgtgtcgggttccttttagGAAAATGTcattcttcgccactgctggtttgttcttcaaacctgaacacaatAACGCAACAGAAACACTGTTCTTCCGCCTGAAGGCAGAAGTCgtaaatcttttgttttataattagtcACTACTTCGTCAGTAATTAAGATCGTACCAAAACTGGTGCAAAAAAACGAAGCACATTTTGCTTCTATTCTTCGATTTTTTGCTGAGAATCGGGAATACTCTTCACAAAGTAAGTTTCAATCTCAGCTGTCGTTTTGTTTCAAAAAGTGATGGAAATATATAGCATCGCGCTTTGATGACATTTTCCTTGTAACAGGGCAGTACTTTTTATTTGTGACGTCTTTTAAACCAGTTTTAGCGAGCTTTTGAATCAGTAACTCAACGCCCGGTTTACGATAGGTCACTCTTAGTGAGAATCCGTCTGTATAGCCTGACcaagtaaataaaatacctcGCCGTGTTGTGGTAAAATGTGGAACgaatttctaaataacaacGTTAACTTTTTAAACGATAACACCAAAGTGGCCTCAACgcagttttctaattttcctgAGCAGGACCTTAAATTTTTCTATTGTAGTATGTATGTAGTAGTAGTACGCGATCATGAAATATGAAATGTGAATTTATTGGAATACTTAAAGTAGACTGATAGAAAATTCCTAAAGCttaatacttatacatattagtTTGCATAAAAGATAtaacaaatagttaaaaatttaTGCGTGGCGTTTACATTgatgtaaaacaaattaaaacataaaatcttgCATTTATCCCCGGAGAAGTATGCAGAGATGTAACCaaggcacccaattttcgccaagtgtgctccgtcccatgatgttataggggacgagcctatcaccatatcgtgcacaaattccagacttcgggctgatactgagcagagaaaccgaaatatcactttgcccgacccgggattcgaacctataGGACCTCAGAGtactgccgtaccgcgcatgcactgcaactatgccaccgaggcagtccttgATGTAGTTACTCAtgtaatcattaatttattaaaaactggtGGAGCCGGCAGAAGCTATTCTGCTGCAGTATCGACAACAGCGACATCTATCGGGTCCAAAATTACCCTATGATTCAAGGTGGAACTAACTAAGTTTTCACAAAAATTTTCATCGAAATTGGTTAGATGATTTCATAgatcatcataaaaaaaaatatctcccGAATTACCAACCACCCCCGTCttttcatttttcaaaattattctttgatcAAACCTTGTCCTAAAAATTAGGaacggaaaaaaaaataatccattcAAGTCGTCCTCGTGTCTTACATACTTGTggaactgattttatttttaaataaatactactacatttaaacatattaaccACAACTTCGTCGCGACATAACGACTTTAACTCGAAACTCCGAACTCAAAACTCGACATATCGACTAAATCACAAGCTGTAATGTATTCCAGTCTAACATATTTACTCTATGAACACGCATTAAACGCAAATGCACTGGCAACCGATATGTAACTATTCCAATGACGTAACCGTTAATGTGTGAAACATGTGCATGTGGATTAATGAAGGTGGTTCTGTAGGATCAAAAAGTTTGTGTCGAAggaatttctttattaaattactagcttttgctcgcgacttcgtccgcgtgctgctccgctccttttgatcatagcgtgatgatatagccTTCGCGATAAGTGGGCTATCaccactaaattattttttcagttcggaccagtagttcctgagattagcacgttcaaacaaacaaactcttcagatttatataataataaaaagtatcctatgtccgtctcctggttttAAGTTACCtccccaccaattttcagccaaatcggttcagccgttcttgagttataaatagtgtaagttTCTTTTAAATAGATTTGTCATGGAAATTGAACATAATTCCATAAATATCCAGATACGCTGCGATCAATTACATAATGTGATGTTTTAAAACtgtgctggtagtaggatatattttatatccgcccggacagcgcCCACTgtatacaagatgttaaaacccgtcatagtggtctacataagtgtgtcgcgttcaatcatctctcgtcaggtgACATTCTATaagaccccactacacttaccatcaggtgcacacAATTTCACACTTCTGTAAGTTGTAAAAACTTTTTGCTGATTGGAGGtcatctaatatattttatatttaactggaTAACTACTTTATGCATTCCATAGACGTATTCTGATGCCAGCGGATGAACATACTTCCAGTAAGaaaggccgacataattctggcgaccGCCAAAGAACGTGACGTCTctaaaaataagtttagtaCTTACCTACAGTATTCGGATCCCTCTCTACGCTCGTGTCATTACCGTCTCATccgactatgagagtgaaggaatgaACGCAGCGACCAAAATtcgacttattttatttatttcttatacataATTTGCTGTGATCAAAAACCACACTTAATACCTAActcatataaactattatataacacgtctaaactgaaaaatacgttttttcTGCCTACGGAACCCTAACAAGTTTCGATTAAGCCACGATAGGTTTGCGAGTTCGGCCCGAAACGTCCGGAGACACGACCGCTTTGATTGGCTGCCAATTAAGGCCTCGACTTTATTCAGCGTGTTTGCACAGTAAGGCTTACTTTACACAAACCTGTATtaatttatgataaagcattatttaattatacgaaATCGATGTTTGCTTGCGGTTTCGCTCGTTTGGACCATATTTTTCGATTTGTTTGTCcgagtgtatacattttgacaattatctggaatatattattaactagttgacccgacagacgttgtcccgtcttaattatgaatttgcagcacgcattctgtcaatcgctgacagttatttcaaacaattgacagttatataaaattaatattttcgttaagttttcttgaatttattaattttccgcgcaattttttttatttttttttttcataagaccTTCTTCtgtcaataacaaacacaacaacaaaaaattgtgaaatcggtccagccgttcacgcgtgatgatgTGACCAAGGGATAtcgggattcatttttatatatatagatacagGATATGGCTTATGTcttataatcaaaatttatacatatgCGTTCAActtcataaatttatatacagcATCCTAAAAGCAAACTTTGATAACTTCATGAACGTGTACCtactattcttttttattttcttaaattgaaTGACCAAAGGCAAGTCGTAATCAAAAAGTAAATTTCAACAACAACTTTGtggactatatatttttttatcgtgtgTACGGGAAAGTAACCTCACagcatctaatggtaagtgaagatTCCCAAAACCTGTTGACTGCCTTAAGGTAAATATCCcaggacggtcggcacagttatgccggccctTTACTTATTGGTAGCTCATAGGGGTTGCTGACACGCTCTAGCCCCAATTGTTGACAAGAACTAGCTAGACTAGAAGACTAACCACATAAGTTTTAAGAACGCCAACGCAGCAGGACGTGCACCAGCCACGGGTCGCTGATGCAGTACCTAGTGACCAGCATTGACATCATCAAATGCAAGCACCTCCGCCGTGGCCATTCGGTCCACAGACTcctgagggtctacttcgaaaaacgaacgttgAAATgtcggtccgaaacgaagaaataACGAACTCtggatttaactttactactAAATTACTTCGAATCCGTCACCTTTCTGTAACTTACCTTAGTTCTAGGATCAATTATCCGTATTTTTAttggagaaagcagtggaactttaTTCTCACAGatagttttaaaaagggatggtaTAAGTTGTTGCAAATTCCATATCCGAAATATTGCGATGCACGGATCGGATCCGTCATCGGATcggtaacacttcgtagtaataaaatttgcgatccgtcatccgaaactacggaatTCGTTTTTAAAGTAGACGCTCTGGTTCATTCGACCACTAGCcacataagttttaatttatcattttattttaatttaatttgcatttttttgcaACTTCGGGACGCGCTCGACATAATCGGCttactttattgtatattatgagAAAGGAGAAATATCAGTATTTACAACGTTACAAAAGATAACATAACATCTTATATAAAGCCTCACAACCCCAGTTATAACACTGACCTACATATATTCGTCACGCATGGCCGACCACGTCGACCGCAAAAATGCAATAACACTCACAATATTATAACCACtgattgattaaattatattaatagcaCCGACCACAAAGCCGCAAAACCACGCGGACCTGGCCCGTGTGCCCATAGTgtcatattaaaaagtaataatcagactattttatttgcaattaatacttagtctggccataaatactgttacacttaattataaaaaaatattacatttgaatttcgaatctgtcatttttatacgattgttcattgtgttttctcattttggcgccaatacattgtaaaatattttgcgatattaaaatggtgtggggtgataaagagaaccgaatcgctgtgatagcattacacaaagtaggtatggagccaaatgcaatttttaaaactctccatacacttggtattagtaaaatgtttgtgtaccgggctattaataggtacaatgagacctcctctgtttgtgacagaaaaagatctggccgtccacgtagtgttcgtacgaaaaaggtggtcaaagcagtaagggaaagaattcgaagaaatcctgtccgaaagcaaaagattttatctcgggaaatgaagatagcacctagaaccatgtcgcgtattttaaaagatgacttaggacttgcagcctataagagacgcactggccatttcttaactgataatttaaagaagaatagggtggtaaaatcgaaacaactactgaagcggtacgcaaagggaggtcacagaaaaattttgtttacggatgagaaaatttttacaattgagcaacattttaacaaacaaaatgaccgtatttatgctcaaagctctaaggaagcttcccaattagtcgacagagtgcaacgtggacattatccgacttcagtgatggtttggtggggtgttagctatgaaggagtgactgagccatatttttgtgaaaaggtatcaaaacatcggcacaagtgtatcaagataccattcttgagaaggtagttaagccccttaacatcaccatgttcaataaccaagtatggtccttccagcaagactcggcgccgggtcataaagctcggtccacgcagtcttggttggaatcgaacgtttcggacttcatcagagctgaagactggccgtcgtctagtcccgatcttaatccgctggattatgatttgtggtcagttttagagagtacagcttgctctaaacgccatgataatttggagtccctaaaacaatctatacgattggcagtgaagaattttcccatggaaagagtgcgtgcttctattgataactggcctcatcgtttaaaggactgtattgcagccaatggagaccacttcgaataagctttttatatttttaattgttttatatttatgtattaaactgacacactgtaaaagtaataaatgttatttgcagttaacaattttcttttttctttattacaatatttatggcaagactaggtataggtACAAACATAGTATAGGAATTATAGGCtaggtttttaaattattcgatattttattgtatataaagttCCATGTATGACttggttttttaaataatgctgTTTTATACATCGTCATGTATGTACTTAGTTATATAactatttgtatgtaataagtTTATGTACTGTGATCCCATGTTCGTATGTAATAAGATTTTGCACTGTAATCTCATGTATGGAATTATTCATTAATCATTAAACTGTGTCAGTGATTGTTATAGAGCTACCCTCATCTTTAGCAAACAAAATCA
This portion of the Manduca sexta isolate Smith_Timp_Sample1 chromosome 14, JHU_Msex_v1.0, whole genome shotgun sequence genome encodes:
- the LOC119189287 gene encoding uncharacterized protein LOC119189287 — protein: MVITNRLKYDTPILHMGGVDIGLSNEIKLLGLLIDRKLTFNGHVTQACAKAIGLYKVLARSAKVQWGLGPEVIRTIYTAAVEPVILYAASAWAPSSRKLGVRKQLGAIQRSFAQKMTKAYRTVSLNSALLLAGVLPLDIRVRETALLYEVKRGHSSEVVGDREVEAPVAFVNLDHPAERMGGSFQCLTDGAELARHVGEGLSIFTDGSKIDGKVGAALSIWNGAAETSTRKLRLEPYCSVYQAELLALRKAVEEALRSGLPACGIFSDARSALDVVTREAEKRTQKIKLFWVKAHVGLEGNERADVLAKDAAQHLKTRAHYDKCPVSFVKRQIRKDSIDEWSRRYADGETASVTKLFFPDAVEAHRVVRRIVLDATLTQVFTGHGGFSEYLHRFKCKESPACQCDPDVRETVPHLLLECPIFAVNRYELEMQLKQALNIR